From Catenulispora sp. GP43, one genomic window encodes:
- a CDS encoding ring-opening amidohydrolase, whose product MPEAIEVRKVPLRHVSDASGLAELITAGVVEADRVVAVVGKTEGNGGVNDYTRIIADRAFRETLMRLGTRSQEEVAQVPIVWSGGTDGVLSPHATIFATTEAEPCDEPRLTVGFAMSEPLLPEEIGRSAMITKVADAVHEAMKRAGIEDPADVHYVQTKTPLLTIQTIREAKERGASVWTEQTHESMDLSNGCTALGIAVALGEVEMPSDEAVLHDRALYSSVASCSSGVELDRAQVVVVGNASGVGGRYRIGHSVMTDALDADGIWDAIRSAGLELPERPRSADLDGRLVNVFLKCEASTDGMVRGRRNAMLDDSDVHWHRQIKACVGGVAASVTGDPAVFVSVSAAHQGPDGGGPVAAIVDVGPGV is encoded by the coding sequence GTGCCTGAGGCGATCGAGGTCCGGAAGGTGCCGTTGCGACACGTCAGCGACGCGTCGGGGTTGGCCGAGCTGATCACCGCCGGGGTAGTGGAGGCCGACCGGGTGGTGGCGGTCGTCGGCAAGACCGAGGGCAACGGCGGTGTCAACGACTACACGCGCATCATCGCCGACCGCGCGTTCCGCGAGACGCTGATGCGGCTCGGGACGCGCAGTCAGGAGGAGGTCGCGCAGGTGCCGATCGTGTGGTCCGGCGGTACCGACGGGGTGCTGTCGCCGCACGCGACCATCTTCGCGACCACCGAGGCCGAGCCCTGCGACGAGCCGCGGCTGACCGTCGGGTTCGCGATGAGCGAGCCGCTGCTGCCCGAGGAGATCGGCCGCTCGGCGATGATCACGAAGGTCGCCGACGCGGTCCACGAGGCGATGAAGCGCGCCGGGATCGAGGACCCCGCGGACGTGCACTACGTGCAGACCAAGACCCCGCTGCTGACGATCCAGACCATCCGCGAGGCCAAGGAGCGCGGCGCGTCGGTGTGGACCGAGCAGACCCACGAGTCGATGGACCTGTCCAACGGCTGCACCGCTCTGGGGATCGCGGTCGCGCTCGGCGAGGTCGAGATGCCCTCGGACGAGGCGGTGCTGCATGACAGGGCCCTGTATTCCTCCGTCGCCTCCTGCTCCTCGGGTGTGGAGCTGGACCGCGCGCAGGTCGTCGTGGTCGGCAACGCCTCCGGGGTCGGCGGGCGCTACCGCATCGGGCACTCGGTGATGACCGACGCCCTGGACGCCGACGGCATCTGGGACGCGATCCGCTCAGCCGGGCTGGAGCTGCCGGAGCGGCCGCGCTCGGCGGACCTGGACGGCCGGCTGGTGAACGTCTTCCTCAAATGCGAGGCGAGCACCGACGGCATGGTCCGGGGTCGCCGCAACGCCATGCTCGACGACTCCGACGTGCACTGGCACCGGCAGATCAAGGCCTGCGTCGGCGGCGTCGCGGCCTCGGTGACCGGCGACCCGGCGGTCTTCGTCTCGGTCTCGGCCGCGCATCAGGGCCCTGACGGCGGCGGACCGGTCGCGGCGATCGTGGACGTGGGCCCGGGAGTCTGA